One Capsicum annuum cultivar UCD-10X-F1 chromosome 2, UCD10Xv1.1, whole genome shotgun sequence genomic window carries:
- the LOC107858201 gene encoding protein translocase subunit SecA, with amino-acid sequence MIRPRTLLFYYYLNSATSTSRRWISSTTQFHASWMDKIKGAFTGQKTSPDVPTSDSFTLLRFADELGKAKKLGTLKQYIVGRSSEATFADAFEKQQAILQYLGALDPTGENLQTIQKQEAAKHCKCTISDVENTLAKFTWAKEAQKKIEKLKEEGKPMPKSLAEIQKMMGSSPLDVARSNLAKSGQISRNAFCPCGSKKRYKRCCGKDSTV; translated from the exons ATGATTCGTCCTCGTACCTTATTGTTTTACTACTACTTAAACTCAGCAACATCAACCTCACGGCGATGGATATCTTCCACAACACAATTCCATGCCTCATGGATGGACAAAATTAAAGGTGCTTTCACTGGCCAAAAGACATCCCCCGACGTACCTACCTCCGACTCATTCACTCTCCTTC GATTTGCGGATGAATTGGGCAAAGCGAAGAAGTTGGGGACTCTGAAGCAGTACATAGTAGGGCGAAGTAGTGAAGCTACATTTGCTGATGCTTTTGAGAAGCAGCAGGCTATTCTCCAATATCTTGGTGCATTGGATCCCACTGGAGAG aaTCTTCAAACAATTCAAAAGCAAGAGGCAGCAAAACATTGCAAGTGCACAATATCCGATGTTGAAAATACATTAGCAAAGTTTACTTGGGCAAAAGAAGCACAAAAGAAAATTGAGAAGCTGAAGGAAGAAGGGAAGCCGATGCCAAAGAGCCTGGCTGAG attcaaaagATGATGGGTTCATCCCCACTGGATGTTGCACGATCGAACTTGGCTAAGAGTGGGCAAATTAGCAGGAATGCATTCTGTCCTTGTGGTTCCAAGAAGAGATACAAAAG GTGTTGCGGGAAGGATTCAACAGTTTAA